In Syntrophorhabdus sp., one DNA window encodes the following:
- a CDS encoding restriction endonuclease subunit S translates to MKDSGVEWLGVIPEHWKQLAIKRLSIVKRGASPRPIDDPKYFDEDGEYSWVRIADVTASSRYLETTTQRLSDLGKSLSVPLSPGSLFISIAGTVGKPIIAKIKCCIHDGFVYFPQYKEDANFLYYIFASGQPYQGLGKWGTQLNLNTDTVGWIQFGLPPIDEQRAIAAFLDQETSRIDELIAKITQSIDLLREYRTALISAAVTGKIDIREEVA, encoded by the coding sequence ATGAAGGACTCCGGCGTGGAGTGGCTGGGGGTGATTCCGGAGCATTGGAAACAACTGGCGATTAAACGTTTAAGCATTGTCAAGCGTGGTGCATCCCCTCGACCAATTGATGATCCCAAGTATTTTGACGAAGACGGAGAATATTCTTGGGTAAGGATAGCAGATGTCACGGCAAGTAGTCGCTATCTTGAGACTACTACACAAAGGCTTTCTGACCTTGGAAAGAGTCTAAGCGTTCCTCTGAGTCCTGGCAGTTTGTTCATTAGTATTGCCGGAACTGTGGGCAAACCGATTATTGCAAAGATAAAATGTTGTATTCACGACGGTTTCGTATATTTTCCGCAGTATAAAGAAGATGCGAATTTTTTATATTATATTTTCGCAAGTGGACAACCGTATCAGGGATTGGGCAAATGGGGAACGCAATTGAACTTAAATACTGATACCGTTGGCTGGATACAGTTCGGGCTTCCCCCTATCGATGAGCAAAGAGCAATTGCCGCTTTCCTCGACCAGGAAACCTCACGCATCGACGAACTCATCGCCAAGATCACCCAGTCCATCGACCTCCTCCGCGAATACCGCACCGCCCTCATATCAGCCGCCGTTACCGGCAAGATCGACATCCGCGAGGAGGTTGCCTGA